In Dermacentor andersoni chromosome 4, qqDerAnde1_hic_scaffold, whole genome shotgun sequence, the following proteins share a genomic window:
- the LOC126530496 gene encoding uncharacterized protein: MQALMLSVDEARQLEQTSRQQSQSATWKAARKNRLTASNFGVAVTRENWTEKGLQNLTTDRDLSRVRAIQYGVSSEAMAVQRYETTLRTFQHSIQTFHCGLIVDPTCPWLGASPDRVVWDPEEPNPHGIVEVKCPYSMKDLKIPSTHGSCLVKDSYGTYRLNRTHYYYYQVLGQMALSGLTWADFVMYAPQFLVVERIRFSESEWQKCKNRLDSFYFSTLLPYLAKTCSTNNGC; encoded by the exons ATGCAGGCTCTCATGCTGTCCGTTGATGAAGCTCGCCAGCTTGAGCAGACCTCTCGCCAGCAGAGCCAAAGTGCGACATGGAAAGCTGCTCGCAAAAACCGCTTGACTGCTTCGAATTTTGGTGTTGCTGTTACACGTGAGAATTGGACAGAGAAAGGCCTGCAGAACCTTACCACAGACCGAGATCTGTCTAGAGTAAGGGCCATCCA GTACGGAGTTTCAAGCGAAGCCATGGCTGTTCAGAGATATGAAACAACCCTCCGAACCTTCCAGCACAGTATTCAGACTTTCCACTGCGGCCTTATAGTGGATCCCACGTGCCCATGGCTCGGTGCATCGCCTGATCGTGTGGTGTGGGACCCAGAGGAACCGAATCCTCATGGTATTGTCGAAGTTAAGTGCCCATATTCAATGAAAGACTTGAAAATACCAAGCACTCATGGCTCGTGCCTTGTGAAAGACAGCTACGGCACATACAGGCTAAACCGCACCCACTATTACTATTATCAGGTTCTTGGGCAGATGGCCCTTTCAGGGCTTACTTGGGCTGATTTTGTCATGTATGCTCCACAATTTCTAGTTGTCGAAAGAATTCGATTCAGTGAAAGTGaatggcagaaatgcaaaaaTAGGTTGGACAGCTTTTACTTTTCTACACTTCTGCCGTACTtggcaaaaacatgcagtacGAACAATGGATGTTGA
- the LOC140212808 gene encoding uncharacterized protein has protein sequence MPVHCCVPLCNQRGVLDDNGSKVSFFCFPRDPHLKKKWIVAIKRDEGKLFVVTKHTKVCSNHFTTDSYLPNVVGDRRYLRVDAVPSVFAFGKPKPPARKKPKQRQQCVAKMKLLSAVGQASSSGFASQPPLSPSSDVAASRDSSTAVETMDATECASVSKPASATHARDHEVCDCACAVRVLELEKQLSLLQMRIHQLESDLEGRTEEVRSAKANAERVPELETQLSLLEVRIQQLQSDLEIRTKEVKSAKDVLYKALREYEILNMENKKLDRHKSRQFSVECFKDSPEDISFYTGLSNFESFMCFFRLINPGESAENIKVWSRSYSSSSSNAGRPHMLTAKDQLFLVLVRLRLGLFERDLAYRFRVSIATVSRICTTWISFIYLQVGQMDLWLSKDKVDKAMPAIFKERYPSTRAIIDATEVRCEVPSSLVLQSATYSTYKSTNTMKGLVVISPDGTITFLSKLFTGSVSDKELVEKSGFLKLEFEPGDSVMADKGFKIQDLLSAKGVALNIPPFLRRQHLTEEEVRQTEEIASLRIHVERRIQRIKAFHIFDRPIPLSIAPIINEIWALCAFLSNLQSPLIAT, from the exons ATGCCTGTGCATTGCTGCGTGCCGCTTTGCAACCAGCGAGGAGTTCTGGACGACAATGGCTCGAAG GTGTCGTTCTTCTGTTTTCCGAGGGATCCGCATCTGAAGAAGAAATGGATTGTAGCTATTAAGCGCGATGAAGGAAAGCTTTTTGTCGTGACGAAGCACACAAAGGTGTGCTCGAATCACTTCACCACCGACAGCTACTTGCCGAATGTAGTCGGCGATCGGCGTTATCTCCGGGTTGACGCCGTGCCGAGCGTGTTTGCCTTTGGAAAACCCAAGCCACCAGCAAGAAAAAAACCGAAACAACGACAACAGTGTGTCGCGAAAATGAAACTGCTTTCCGCCGTCGGCCAGGCTAGCAGCTCCGGGTTTGCGTCACAACCACCGCTTTCTCCTAGTAGTGATGTCGCCGCGTCGCGGGATTCTTCAACAGCTGTTGAAACTATGGACGCCACAGAGTGTGCAAGTGTTTCAAAGCCGGCCAGTGCGACCCACGCCCGAGACCACGAAGTGTGTGATTGTGCATGTGCAGTTAGAGTGTTGGAGCTCGAGAAGCAGCTTTCTCTGCTCCAAATGCGCATACACCAACTGGAAAGCGACCTAGAAGGTAGGACCGAAGAGGTGAGGTCTGCGAAAGCAAATGCAGAGCGAGTGCCTGAGCTCGAGACGCAGCTCTCTCTGCTTGAAGTGCGTATACAACAACTGCAGAGCGACTTGGAAATTAGAACGAAAGAGGTGAAGTCAGCAAAAGATGTGCTTTATAAAGCTCTAAGAGAGTATGAAATACTCAATATGGAAAACAAAAAGCTTGATCGGCATAAAAGCAGGCAATTTTCTGTCGAATGCTTCAAGGACAGCCCTGAGGACATTAGTTTCTACACTGGACTTTCAAACTTTGAATCATTCATGTGCTTCTTCCGTTTGATAAACCCCGGTGAGAGTGCGGAAAATATAAAAGTATGGTCTAGGAGCTATTCAAGTTCATCAAGTAATGCAGGGAGGCCGCACATGCTGACGGCTAAGGACCAGCTTTTTCTTGTTCTCGTCAGGTTGCGCCTTGGGCTTTTCGAAAGGGACCTTGCCTACAGGTTCAGGGTGTCCATTGCTACAGTATCCAGAATATGTACCACATGGATCAGCTTTATTTATTTGCAGGTTGGCCAGATGGACCTTTGGCTGAGCAAAGACAAGGTTGACAAGGCCATGCCAGCCATTTTTAAAGAGCGATACCCATCAACAAGAGCCATTATCGACGCGACAGAAGTGAGATGCGAAGTTCCAAGCTCTCTGGTCCTTCAGTCGGCAACCTACTCAACCTACAAGTCAACTAATACAATGAAGGGTTTGGTTGTCATTTCGCCTGATGGAACGATCACGTTTCTGTCAAAATTATTTACAGGGTCGGTGTCAGACAAAGAGCTCGTTGAAAAAAGCGGGTTTTTAAAACTCGAGTTTGAGCCTGGCGACTCGGTAATGGCCGACAAGGGCTTTAAGATACAGGACCTGCTCAGTGCAAAAGGAGTTGCGTTGAACATTCCCCCTTTCCTTCGGAGACAGCACCTTACTGAAGAAGAAGTTAGACAAACAGAGGAAATTGCAAGTCTCAGAATACATGTCGAGCGGCGCATTCAACGTATTAAGGCATTTCATATTTTTGACAGGCCCATCCCACTGTCAATTGCACCaatcattaatgaaatttggGCATTGTGTGCATTCTTAAGCAATCTTCAAAGTCCTTTAATAGCAACTTAG